Part of the Quadrisphaera sp. DSM 44207 genome, CCGGGCCTCGCGCGGAGCCGCAGCGGCGGCGGGCACGCGCTCGTGCCGCGGCTCGGCGGGGCGGGGCACCCGTCCCAGGGCCTGCCCGGCGACGTCACCGGGGGCCCGCCCCGCGGCCTCCCGCTCCAAGGCCTCCCCGACGGCCTCCCCGACGGCCTCCCCGACGGCCTCCCCGACGGCCTCCCCGACGGGCAGGGCGCGCACGTGCTCGCGCCGCACGCGGCGGGTCGTGCCGTCGCTCGCCACGACCGGCAGGGGAGCGGTGCGGGTCAGGGCCTGCGAGGCGGCAGGCGCCTCGCGCAGCGGGGTGGTGGCGGTCGCCGCCGGGGTGCCGGTCAACGGGGTGGTCAGGGGGGTGGTGGCGCGCAGCGGGGTCGCGGCGACCGGGACGGGCGCGGCGACCGCGGCGCGCGCGTCCAGCGCGGCGCCGTCCAGGCCGGCGCGCACCTCGCGCACCTCGGCCAGCAGCTGCCCGGCGTCGGCGGGCCGGCGGGAGGGGTCGCGGGCGGTGGACCACAGCACCAGGTCGTCGACGTCCCCCGGCACCGCCGCGCCCGCCGCGGACGGCGGCGGGACGTCCTCCTGCACGTGCCGGAAGGCGACCTGGGCCGGCAGCCCGCCGGCGAAGGGCGCGCGGCCGGTGAGCAGCTCGAAGAGCACGATGCCGGCGGCGTAGACGTCGGCGCGGGCGTCGGCGGTGCCGTGCAGCACGAGCTCCGGCGCGAGGTAGCCCACCGTGCCGATCAGGGTGCTGGCCGCCGTCCCGCCCGTGCTGCTGGCGGCGCGGGCCAGGCCGAAGTCCGCCACGCGCACGCGCCCGTCGTCGCCGATGAGGACGTTCTCCGGCTTCACGTCGCGGTGCACGATGCCGGCCGCGTGCGCCGCGGCGAGGCCGTCGAGGACGGCCTCGGTGGCCTCCAGCGCCTCGCGCACGCTGAGACGGCCCTTCTCGGTGAGGACCTCGCGCAGCGTGCGACCGGGCACGAGCTCCATCGCCAGGTAGACGGCGCCGTCGCCGACGCCCTGGTCGTACACGGCCACGACGCCCGGGTGCGAGAGCCGCGCCGCGGAGCGGGCCTCGCGGCCGAAGCGGTCGACGAAGGCCTGGTCCTCGGCCAGGTGCGGGTGCATGACCTTCAGGGCGACGGGCCGGTCCAGCCGCAGGTCCGTGGCGAGGTAGACGGTCGCCATGCCGCCGCGGGCGATGCGGGAGGAGACCTGGTACCGCCCGTCGACCAGGCGGCCGACGAGGGGGTCCTGCACGGCGGTGACCACGGGCCGAGCATAGGGTCGCGGTCCCGCCCGCCGGGGGCGTTCGCGGACTCAGCGGAAGCGGTCCCGCAGGGCCTGGATGTTCGCCACGTAGCGCAGCGTGTCCGGATAGATCCCGTTCGCCCGGACCCCGGCGAGCCCCTGGTAGTACGCCGCGACGGCCGTCGTCTCGTCCGGCGCCTCGCGCAGCAGCTGGCGCAGGATCGCCGCTCCGGCCGTGGCGTTGTCCTCCGGGTCCAGCAGGTCCAGCTCGCGCCCGACCAGGGACGACGCCCAGTCCCCGGCCGAGGGGATGACCTGCATGGCGCCGACCGCGCCGGCGGGGGAGACCGCCCGCATGTCGAAGCCGGACTCCTGGTGGGCGATCGCCAGCGCCAGGGAGGGGTCGACGCCCACCGCGGTCGCGGCGTCCGCGACGACCTGGCGCATCGCGTCGCGGCTGGGCACCTCCCGCGC contains:
- a CDS encoding Stk1 family PASTA domain-containing Ser/Thr kinase encodes the protein MVTAVQDPLVGRLVDGRYQVSSRIARGGMATVYLATDLRLDRPVALKVMHPHLAEDQAFVDRFGREARSAARLSHPGVVAVYDQGVGDGAVYLAMELVPGRTLREVLTEKGRLSVREALEATEAVLDGLAAAHAAGIVHRDVKPENVLIGDDGRVRVADFGLARAASSTGGTAASTLIGTVGYLAPELVLHGTADARADVYAAGIVLFELLTGRAPFAGGLPAQVAFRHVQEDVPPPSAAGAAVPGDVDDLVLWSTARDPSRRPADAGQLLAEVREVRAGLDGAALDARAAVAAPVPVAATPLRATTPLTTPLTGTPAATATTPLREAPAASQALTRTAPLPVVASDGTTRRVRREHVRALPVGEAVGEAVGEAVGEAVGEALEREAAGRAPGDVAGQALGRVPRPAEPRHERVPAAAAAPREARAGAGPLGRRRARRGPLLAVLAALAAAAVLSGAWALLAGPLARVDVPDVVGASEAEARAALASGALSADVTQTYSDRVEAGRVVSTRPGAGASVPQDSAVVVAVSLGPQTSAVPDVGAMTRAEAETAITGAGLVLGTVTEEFSETVEAGRVIAQRTPPGEQARAGSPVDLTVSRGRQPLGVPQVTGQPRAEAQEAVEAAGLRVGQVAQEPSETVPAGSVVRQSPDGGTLFRGDPVALVVSSGPPLVGVPGVVGQQLEPAQAALEAAGLRVEVERVLGGFFGTVRSQEPSGGQVPRGSAVKLTVV